The following are from one region of the Rhizobacter sp. AJA081-3 genome:
- a CDS encoding sulfate ABC transporter substrate-binding protein, with translation MTLTRFFRTSLLAAGLAAAGGATLAKDVTLLNASYDPTREFYVDFNKAFATYWKAKTGDVVSVKQSHGGSGKQARSVIDGLEADVVTLALAYDVDELAAKAKLIPADWQKRLKHNSAPYTSTIVFLVRKGNPKGIKDWDDLVKPGIGVITPNPKTSGGARWNYLAAWGYALKKFGNDEKKAQQFVGQILANVPVLDTGARGSTTTFVERGIGDVLLAWENEALLALKELGPDKFDIVAPSLSILAEPPVTVVDKVVDKRGTRAVAQAYLDYLYSAEGQDIAGRNHYRPIDPAAAARYARQFPKLNLFTIDEVFGGWAKAQKTHFADGGSFDQVYTRK, from the coding sequence ATGACCCTCACCCGCTTCTTTCGCACCTCGCTGCTCGCCGCCGGCCTCGCCGCCGCGGGCGGGGCCACGCTGGCCAAGGACGTCACGCTGCTGAACGCCTCCTACGACCCGACGCGCGAGTTCTACGTCGACTTCAACAAGGCCTTCGCCACCTACTGGAAGGCCAAGACCGGTGACGTGGTCAGCGTCAAGCAGAGCCACGGCGGCTCGGGCAAGCAGGCCCGCTCGGTGATCGACGGGCTGGAGGCCGACGTGGTGACCCTGGCACTCGCCTACGACGTCGACGAACTCGCCGCCAAGGCCAAGCTCATCCCCGCCGACTGGCAGAAGCGCCTGAAGCACAACAGCGCGCCCTACACCTCGACCATCGTGTTCCTGGTGCGCAAGGGCAACCCCAAGGGCATCAAGGATTGGGACGACCTCGTCAAGCCCGGCATCGGCGTGATCACGCCCAACCCCAAGACCTCGGGCGGCGCCCGCTGGAATTACCTCGCCGCCTGGGGCTACGCGCTGAAGAAGTTCGGCAACGACGAGAAGAAGGCGCAGCAGTTCGTCGGCCAGATCCTCGCCAACGTGCCGGTGCTCGACACCGGCGCGCGCGGCTCGACCACCACCTTCGTCGAGCGCGGCATCGGCGACGTGCTGCTGGCCTGGGAGAACGAGGCGCTGCTGGCGCTGAAGGAGCTCGGGCCGGACAAGTTCGACATCGTCGCGCCTTCTCTTTCGATCCTTGCCGAGCCGCCCGTCACGGTGGTCGACAAGGTGGTCGACAAGCGCGGCACCCGCGCGGTGGCGCAGGCCTACCTCGATTACCTGTACTCGGCCGAGGGCCAGGACATCGCCGGCCGGAACCACTACCGCCCGATCGATCCGGCGGCCGCGGCCAGGTACGCCAGGCAGTTCCCGAAGCTGAACCTGTTCACCATCGACGAGGTCTTCGGCGGCTGGGCCAAGGCGCAGAAGACGCACTTCGCCGACGGCGGCAGCTTCGATCAGGTCTACACGCGCAAGTGA
- the add gene encoding adenosine deaminase — protein sequence MPNALPAAIDRLRALPKAEVHAHLEGCFDPGLLEQWASQAGTPMPRPREHLFEFEGLADFLHFLDWACSLASTRERLAELSYGYSQRLADAGAGYADVIVNPTHWPAWRARLPDMVDAIDAGLRAAEQDGLPPVGLCVSVLRTQSSDAAAELVDTLVALRHPRVVALSIDGNEAAAGRTGPRFADAFRRAGAAGLRRTVHAGESSGPEGVRDAITLLGADRIDHGVRAIEDPELVALLVDRQIPLGICPTSNLKLGVYARIEDHPIDRLRRAGVAVSINTDDPVLLGASLVDEYALCAKVFGWSDDDLRALARNSVDASFANAEIKARLIHALARW from the coding sequence ATGCCCAATGCGCTCCCCGCTGCCATCGATCGCCTGCGTGCCTTGCCGAAGGCCGAGGTCCATGCCCACCTCGAAGGCTGCTTTGATCCGGGCCTTCTCGAACAATGGGCGAGTCAGGCGGGCACGCCCATGCCCAGGCCTCGCGAGCACTTGTTCGAGTTCGAAGGGCTCGCGGACTTCCTGCATTTCCTCGACTGGGCCTGCAGCCTGGCGTCGACCCGGGAACGCCTGGCCGAACTGAGCTACGGCTACAGCCAGCGGCTGGCGGATGCCGGTGCCGGCTACGCTGACGTGATCGTCAACCCGACGCACTGGCCGGCGTGGCGCGCTCGTCTGCCCGACATGGTCGACGCGATCGACGCCGGCCTGCGGGCCGCTGAACAAGACGGACTCCCTCCGGTGGGCCTGTGTGTCAGTGTGCTGCGCACGCAGTCGTCGGACGCCGCAGCCGAACTGGTGGATACGCTGGTGGCGTTGCGGCATCCTCGTGTGGTGGCGCTCTCGATCGATGGCAACGAGGCGGCTGCCGGTCGCACCGGCCCACGCTTCGCGGATGCGTTCCGGCGCGCAGGCGCGGCCGGTCTGCGCCGCACCGTCCATGCGGGCGAGTCCAGCGGTCCGGAGGGCGTGCGCGATGCCATCACTCTCCTGGGGGCTGATCGCATCGATCACGGAGTACGAGCGATCGAAGACCCTGAACTGGTGGCCTTGTTGGTGGACCGGCAGATTCCCCTGGGCATCTGCCCGACTTCCAATCTGAAGCTGGGGGTCTACGCCCGCATCGAGGATCACCCGATCGACCGCCTGCGCCGTGCCGGTGTCGCCGTGTCGATCAACACCGATGACCCTGTCTTGCTCGGCGCCAGCCTGGTTGACGAGTACGCGCTCTGCGCAAAGGTGTTCGGCTGGTCGGATGACGACCTGCGGGCGCTGGCGCGCAATTCTGTCGATGCGAGTTTCGCCAACGCAGAGATCAAGGCGAGGCTGATCCACGCACTGGCGAGGTGGTGA
- a CDS encoding gamma-glutamylcyclotransferase — translation MTEVDRARKPAHGVTHVFVYGTLKQGHRNAHVNAGVRVPGEFVTVERFPLYVIGPNQLPWLVASPGQGEQVVGQLYEVDDAALARMDALERITEPDWYARAEIAVRPRGEAQAPALSAWVYFGSATRLSSEVVHLGPLAEYTHAHAALRINATR, via the coding sequence ATGACTGAAGTGGATCGAGCTCGGAAACCGGCCCACGGAGTCACCCATGTCTTCGTCTACGGCACCCTCAAACAAGGCCACCGCAACGCCCACGTCAACGCGGGCGTGCGCGTCCCCGGTGAGTTCGTCACCGTCGAGCGCTTCCCGCTCTACGTGATCGGACCGAACCAGCTGCCCTGGCTGGTGGCGAGCCCGGGGCAGGGCGAGCAGGTGGTTGGGCAGCTCTACGAGGTAGACGACGCGGCCCTGGCGCGCATGGATGCGCTGGAGCGCATCACCGAGCCCGATTGGTACGCGCGTGCCGAGATCGCGGTGCGGCCGCGCGGTGAGGCGCAGGCACCGGCGCTGAGTGCCTGGGTCTACTTCGGCAGCGCCACGCGCCTGAGCAGCGAGGTGGTGCACCTCGGCCCGCTGGCCGAGTACACGCATGCGCACGCGGCGCTGCGTATCAACGCCACACGCTGA
- a CDS encoding co-chaperone YbbN, whose amino-acid sequence MNTAQAQGGPWLVACLCAAWCRNCDAYYPTFEQLAREFGPRMRFVKVDIEDDEDALGELDVVDFPTLLIAEGETIYFLGPVLPHLETARQLIERALRRELAEVRTAGVVGLAGRVASLREPRDD is encoded by the coding sequence ATGAACACGGCGCAGGCCCAGGGCGGCCCCTGGCTGGTGGCCTGCCTGTGCGCCGCATGGTGCCGCAACTGCGACGCCTACTACCCCACCTTCGAGCAACTCGCGCGCGAGTTCGGCCCGCGCATGCGCTTCGTCAAGGTCGACATCGAGGACGACGAAGACGCTCTCGGCGAGCTGGACGTGGTCGACTTCCCCACGCTGCTGATCGCCGAGGGCGAGACGATCTACTTCCTGGGGCCTGTGCTGCCGCACCTGGAGACGGCGCGGCAATTGATCGAGCGGGCGCTGCGGCGGGAGCTGGCGGAGGTCAGGACGGCGGGGGTTGTGGGGTTGGCGGGGAGGGTGGCCTCATTGCGGGAGCCTCGCGATGACTGA
- a CDS encoding pentapeptide repeat-containing protein has product MTRSMATLATAIVVFAAALSPRAEAADLSVEQVTALLAAAKPGSPANLAGKDLSDLDLSRLDFRGADLRGTSFFGSRLVESDLRGANLEGANLNGAWLMGTDFTGARLAGASLLSVVILGGTVKKMPVFRNADLSGVKMIADLPGADLAGANFSRAMVGVNIKNQGMGQMRTDLSNASLAGATLTGADFNRSLMNFCNLQGANLRGANFFRVKLVGADLSGADVTGADFTEADVNATILRGAVGLAEAKGLDKAENADKIVR; this is encoded by the coding sequence ATGACGCGCAGCATGGCAACTCTCGCCACGGCCATCGTGGTGTTCGCCGCGGCGCTGTCGCCCCGCGCAGAAGCCGCGGACCTTTCGGTCGAGCAGGTCACGGCCCTGCTCGCCGCGGCCAAGCCAGGGTCACCCGCCAATCTCGCCGGCAAGGACTTGTCCGACCTCGACCTCAGCCGGCTCGACTTTCGCGGCGCCGATCTGCGCGGCACCAGCTTCTTCGGCAGCCGGCTGGTCGAATCCGATCTGCGCGGCGCCAACCTCGAAGGGGCCAACCTCAACGGCGCCTGGCTGATGGGCACCGACTTCACCGGCGCGCGGCTCGCCGGCGCGAGCCTGCTCTCGGTGGTGATCCTCGGCGGCACGGTCAAGAAGATGCCGGTGTTCCGCAATGCCGACCTGAGCGGCGTGAAGATGATCGCCGACCTGCCGGGTGCCGACCTGGCCGGCGCGAACTTCAGCCGCGCGATGGTGGGCGTGAACATCAAGAACCAGGGCATGGGCCAGATGCGCACCGACCTCTCCAACGCCAGCCTGGCCGGCGCGACGCTGACCGGCGCCGACTTCAACCGCTCGCTGATGAACTTCTGCAACCTGCAGGGCGCCAACCTGCGCGGGGCGAACTTCTTCCGCGTCAAGCTGGTGGGTGCCGACCTCAGCGGCGCCGACGTGACCGGTGCCGATTTCACCGAGGCCGACGTGAATGCCACCATCCTGCGCGGTGCCGTGGGGCTGGCCGAGGCGAAAGGCCTCGACAAGGCCGAGAACGCCGACAAGATCGTGCGCTGA
- a CDS encoding methyl-accepting chemotaxis protein: MNLSVKAKLGYGFGALALVVMCVSALALKSLGTSHNDFQTYVEDDAARISLANDVLDAANARAIGARNLVLVGAAERDAEKAAVGQAHAKLQDTIAKLKAALAKAGAATEQERKSFAELERAEAKYGPVALGIVELALAGKRDEAVGRMNAECRPLLAALLQAANTYIAQANAAAAAEVKASEAHFASARNLLLALCAASLAAATILAVGITRSLTRALGAEPADLGRTAERVAAGDLNPVAGATHAPKGSVLASLADMQASLARVVGQVRAASDSIATGSAQIATGNADLSQRTEEQASNLQQTAASMEQLNSTVKNNADTARQATQMASSASAVARKGGEVVGQVVATMDDISAASKRIADIIGVIDGIAFQTNILALNAAVEAARAGEQGRGFAVVASEVRSLAQRSAEAAREIKALIGDSVAKVENGAHLVADAGTTMADVVSQVQRVADLIGEISSSAFEQTSGIGQVNDAVTQLDQVTQQNAALVEESAAAAESLKQQASRLTEMVQVFKLAPGMAHA; this comes from the coding sequence ATGAACCTCTCCGTCAAAGCCAAGCTCGGCTACGGGTTCGGTGCGCTTGCGCTGGTCGTCATGTGCGTGTCCGCCCTGGCGCTGAAGTCACTCGGAACCTCCCACAACGACTTCCAGACCTATGTCGAAGATGACGCCGCCCGCATCTCGCTGGCCAATGACGTGCTCGACGCCGCGAACGCCCGCGCCATCGGCGCCCGCAACCTGGTGCTCGTCGGCGCGGCAGAGCGCGACGCCGAAAAGGCTGCCGTCGGCCAGGCACACGCCAAGCTCCAGGACACCATTGCCAAGTTGAAGGCCGCGCTGGCCAAGGCCGGCGCGGCCACCGAGCAGGAGCGCAAGTCCTTCGCCGAGCTCGAGCGAGCGGAGGCGAAGTACGGACCGGTGGCGCTGGGCATCGTGGAGCTCGCGCTCGCCGGCAAGCGCGACGAAGCCGTGGGCCGCATGAATGCCGAGTGCCGCCCGCTGCTGGCCGCGCTGCTGCAGGCGGCGAACACCTACATCGCCCAGGCCAATGCCGCCGCTGCCGCGGAAGTGAAGGCGTCCGAGGCGCACTTCGCGTCGGCCCGCAACCTGCTGCTGGCCCTCTGCGCCGCATCGCTCGCTGCGGCCACGATCCTGGCCGTGGGCATCACGCGCAGCCTCACCCGCGCCCTGGGCGCCGAGCCCGCGGACCTCGGCCGCACCGCCGAGCGCGTGGCCGCCGGCGACCTGAACCCGGTGGCCGGCGCCACGCACGCTCCCAAGGGCAGCGTGCTCGCCTCGCTGGCCGACATGCAGGCCAGCTTGGCACGCGTGGTGGGCCAGGTGCGCGCCGCGTCCGACTCCATCGCCACCGGCTCCGCGCAGATCGCCACCGGCAATGCCGACCTCTCGCAGCGCACCGAGGAGCAGGCCTCGAACCTGCAGCAGACGGCCGCCTCGATGGAGCAGCTGAACTCGACGGTGAAGAACAACGCCGACACGGCGCGCCAGGCCACCCAGATGGCCAGCTCGGCCAGCGCCGTGGCGCGCAAGGGCGGCGAGGTGGTGGGCCAGGTGGTGGCGACAATGGACGACATCAGCGCCGCCTCCAAGCGCATTGCCGACATCATCGGCGTGATCGACGGCATCGCCTTCCAGACCAACATCCTGGCATTGAACGCCGCGGTGGAAGCGGCGCGTGCCGGCGAGCAGGGCCGCGGCTTCGCGGTGGTGGCGTCGGAAGTGCGCAGCCTCGCGCAGCGCAGCGCCGAGGCCGCCCGCGAGATCAAGGCGCTGATCGGCGACAGCGTGGCCAAGGTCGAGAACGGCGCCCACCTCGTGGCCGACGCCGGCACGACGATGGCCGACGTGGTCAGCCAGGTTCAGCGCGTGGCCGATCTCATCGGCGAGATCAGCAGCTCGGCCTTCGAGCAGACCAGCGGCATCGGCCAGGTCAACGATGCGGTGACGCAGCTCGATCAGGTGACGCAGCAGAACGCCGCGCTGGTGGAAGAGAGCGCGGCCGCCGCCGAAAGCCTGAAGCAGCAGGCCTCTCGGCTGACGGAGATGGTGCAGGTGTTCAAGCTCGCGCCGGGCATGGCGCACGCCTGA